One stretch of Gammaproteobacteria bacterium DNA includes these proteins:
- a CDS encoding DUF3658 domain-containing protein, with amino-acid sequence MEDEEPTPDRELTDEENSLINHLSQEEISEIDAALLNNVNSRWRKMAMVVGLTMTELPNRIKGIPDLFYAQRLRLMVENGQIEANGNLSSMRHCEVRT; translated from the coding sequence ATGGAAGATGAAGAACCAACTCCAGATAGAGAATTAACTGATGAAGAAAATAGTCTTATCAATCATCTTTCTCAGGAAGAGATATCCGAGATCGATGCAGCTTTGTTAAACAATGTAAATTCCCGTTGGAGAAAAATGGCTATGGTTGTAGGGCTTACAATGACGGAGCTTCCAAATCGTATCAAAGGCATTCCAGATCTATTTTATGCACAAAGGCTTCGCTTAATGGTTGAAAATGGACAAATCGAAGCAAACGGGAACCTTTCTAGTATGCGCCACTGTGAGGTGCGCACATGA
- a CDS encoding DUF3658 domain-containing protein: protein MDYEEPVPDRELTDEENSLISHLSQEDISEIDKALLNNVNANWRKMAMVVGLTMTELPNRTKGIPDLFYAQRLRLMVENSQIEAHGHVSSMRYCEVRK from the coding sequence ATGGACTATGAAGAGCCAGTTCCTGATAGAGAATTAACTGACGAAGAAAATAGTCTTATCAGTCACCTTTCACAGGAAGATATATCCGAGATCGATAAAGCTTTATTAAACAATGTAAATGCCAATTGGAGAAAAATGGCGATGGTTGTCGGTCTTACAATGACAGAACTTCCAAATCGAACTAAAGGCATTCCAGATTTGTTTTATGCTCAAAGGCTTCGCTTAATGGTTGAAAATTCGCAAATCGAAGCGCATGGGCATGTTTCAAGTATGCGCTACTGTGAGGTGCGCAAATGA
- a CDS encoding GNAT family N-acetyltransferase produces MNNIIEETDSEKLKLIVKETIRCSVATTEEEAIFLIDDINVSLQKWFSSGLNGYSSKFLVNKSIVGFIIVKEFWNLSHLFVLPAFQQQGIGKSLLAEAIAVCSERSPKGKLLLNSSVVAANFYEALGFKQSGLAHDRPGGCIPYEIVF; encoded by the coding sequence ATGAACAACATCATAGAAGAAACTGACAGTGAGAAATTGAAGTTAATCGTTAAGGAAACTATTCGTTGTTCTGTCGCGACAACGGAAGAAGAAGCGATTTTCTTAATAGACGATATAAATGTATCGTTACAAAAGTGGTTTTCTTCTGGTTTAAATGGATACAGCTCTAAGTTTCTAGTTAACAAAAGTATAGTTGGCTTTATTATTGTCAAGGAGTTCTGGAACCTATCTCATTTATTTGTCTTACCAGCTTTTCAACAACAGGGTATCGGTAAGTCACTATTAGCTGAAGCAATTGCAGTTTGTAGTGAGAGGAGCCCAAAGGGCAAGTTACTTTTAAACTCATCAGTGGTGGCTGCTAACTTCTATGAGGCATTAGGTTTTAAACAGTCAGGTCTTGCTCATGACCGACCAGGTGGATGTATTCCTTATGAAATTGTCTTCTAA